The following proteins come from a genomic window of Phnomibacter ginsenosidimutans:
- a CDS encoding rhomboid family intramembrane serine protease produces MTHTLIIIIVTALVSFSAFNSSKVYNDLIMYPPAINRGQWYRLLTSGFIHADVMHLGFNMLTLWFFGRLLEEQYFAVQFAHLGDKKQYVFPIFYLLAIVVSDLPTYFKHRNNSSYASLGASGGVSAVLFAFILLVPWATIRVFVIPVPAIVFGVLYLVYSQYMSKKGGDNINHDAHFWGAMFGIVALLVIDRDTIPRFLEAIQHPRFDF; encoded by the coding sequence ATGACACATACACTTATTATTATAATCGTTACAGCCTTAGTGTCTTTTTCTGCTTTCAACAGCAGCAAAGTGTACAACGATTTAATCATGTATCCGCCAGCTATTAATCGGGGCCAATGGTATCGTTTGCTCACTTCTGGTTTCATTCATGCCGATGTTATGCATCTTGGCTTCAATATGCTTACGTTATGGTTTTTCGGAAGACTACTGGAAGAGCAATATTTTGCTGTTCAATTTGCCCATCTTGGAGATAAAAAGCAATACGTTTTTCCCATCTTTTATTTGTTGGCCATTGTAGTAAGCGATTTGCCTACCTACTTCAAACACCGCAACAACAGCAGTTATGCCAGCCTTGGTGCATCGGGTGGTGTATCGGCGGTGTTGTTTGCCTTTATTCTATTGGTACCATGGGCAACTATCAGGGTGTTTGTAATACCAGTTCCCGCCATTGTGTTTGGTGTGTTGTACCTGGTGTACTCACAGTACATGAGCAAAAAAGGCGGCGACAACATCAATCATGATGCGCATTTCTGGGGTGCCATGTTTGGCATTGTAGCATTACTCGTTATCGATCGTGATACCATCCCCCGCTTTCTCGAAGCCATTCAACACCCCCGGTTCGATTTTTAG
- a CDS encoding YkgJ family cysteine cluster protein → MKLSSLEKKFDKHKKPMRKFIKHLEESDVSDIIDIAHTTEKEVWQEVDCLQCANCCKKMTPTLEKKDKQRIAEHLGMSVKDFKAKYLMYDEEEKDWRMQQQPCVFLDLNTNKCNIYEVRPDDCRGFPHLVKLPMESYAYIHKQNIKYCPATFLWVEKMMERVEITKTKK, encoded by the coding sequence ATGAAACTATCGTCGCTGGAAAAAAAGTTTGACAAGCACAAGAAGCCGATGCGCAAATTCATCAAGCATTTGGAAGAAAGCGATGTGAGCGACATTATTGACATTGCACATACTACCGAAAAAGAAGTATGGCAGGAAGTAGATTGCCTGCAGTGTGCCAACTGCTGCAAAAAAATGACGCCTACACTGGAGAAGAAAGACAAGCAGCGCATTGCCGAACACCTGGGCATGTCGGTAAAAGATTTTAAAGCTAAATACCTGATGTATGATGAGGAAGAAAAAGACTGGCGCATGCAGCAGCAGCCCTGTGTTTTTCTCGACCTCAATACCAACAAATGCAATATTTACGAAGTACGCCCCGATGATTGTCGCGGCTTTCCGCACTTGGTAAAACTGCCGATGGAAAGCTATGCCTACATCCACAAGCAAAACATCAAGTATTGCCCCGCTACTTTTTTGTGGGTAGAAAAAATGATGGAGCGGGTAGAAATCACTAAAACCAAGAAATGA
- the xerD gene encoding site-specific tyrosine recombinase XerD — MWQPYKKGFKAYLQLERSLSENSVDAYLHDVELLTQWMLLQGLQKNPAAVVQEDLQQFLKAIAEMGMGANSQARIISGLRAFFKYAMLEQIVQQNPTELLEAPKLKRALPEVLSFGEIEAIIGAIDQSTPEGVRNKAMLETLYSCGLRVSELVNLQLSQLYMDVGFVRVFGKGSKERLVPIGRDAVKYIQLYRDNVRVHVPVQKGEEDMVFLNNRGRRLSRVMVFLIIKAMAAKAGITKNISPHTFRHSFATHLVEGGADLRAVQEMLGHESITTTEIYTHLDREYLRETLHRFHPAFK, encoded by the coding sequence ATGTGGCAGCCTTACAAAAAAGGGTTTAAAGCCTACCTGCAACTGGAGCGGTCGCTGAGTGAAAACTCAGTGGATGCTTACCTGCACGATGTGGAGCTGCTAACGCAATGGATGTTGCTGCAAGGCCTGCAAAAAAATCCGGCTGCCGTAGTGCAAGAAGACCTGCAGCAATTTTTGAAAGCCATTGCTGAAATGGGGATGGGCGCCAATAGCCAGGCCCGCATCATCAGCGGGTTGCGGGCATTTTTTAAGTATGCCATGCTGGAGCAAATAGTGCAGCAAAACCCCACCGAATTGCTGGAAGCACCCAAGCTCAAAAGAGCCTTGCCCGAAGTATTGTCGTTTGGAGAAATTGAAGCCATCATTGGTGCCATTGACCAAAGCACCCCTGAAGGTGTGCGTAACAAGGCCATGCTGGAAACGCTGTACAGCTGCGGTCTTCGGGTGAGTGAGCTGGTAAATTTGCAACTGAGCCAGTTGTACATGGATGTAGGTTTTGTAAGGGTGTTTGGCAAGGGTAGCAAAGAACGCCTGGTGCCGATTGGTCGTGATGCCGTCAAGTATATTCAGCTATACCGCGACAATGTGCGGGTACACGTGCCGGTGCAAAAAGGGGAAGAAGACATGGTGTTTCTCAACAACCGTGGCCGAAGGCTGAGCAGGGTGATGGTATTCCTCATCATCAAAGCCATGGCCGCCAAAGCAGGCATTACCAAAAACATTTCGCCACACACATTTCGCCACAGTTTTGCCACGCATTTGGTGGAAGGTGGTGCCGACCTACGGGCCGTGCAGGAAATGCTGGGGCACGAAAGCATTACCACTACAGAAATCTATACACACCTCGACCGTGAATATCTCCGCGAAACCCTGCACCGTTTTCATCCGGCTTTTAAGTAG
- a CDS encoding YcxB family protein — protein sequence MKIAITYERAKVLQALRYHFISRSEVKILLILVNVFALISAGLFAFKLIRPFPFLISSLLWFVLMLTFWFWLPRIIYSRTRTFKEDIDLSLRSEDILIETEKGYTTWGYQRFSYFMESPYFFHLYINDKSFFLIPKDACTGDADTVLVRQKLKEKMAFK from the coding sequence ATGAAAATTGCCATTACCTACGAACGGGCCAAAGTATTGCAAGCATTACGGTATCATTTTATCTCCCGCAGCGAAGTAAAAATTTTGCTGATACTGGTGAATGTGTTTGCCCTCATTTCTGCGGGTTTGTTTGCATTCAAACTTATTCGGCCTTTTCCGTTTCTCATCAGCTCCTTGCTGTGGTTTGTACTGATGCTTACGTTTTGGTTTTGGCTGCCCCGCATTATATACAGTCGTACCCGTACGTTTAAAGAAGACATTGACCTCAGTTTGCGCAGCGAAGACATTTTGATAGAAACTGAAAAGGGCTATACTACCTGGGGCTATCAGCGGTTTAGTTATTTCATGGAGAGCCCGTATTTCTTTCACTTGTACATCAACGATAAATCGTTTTTTCTGATACCCAAAGATGCCTGCACCGGCGATGCCGATACCGTGTTGGTTCGTCAGAAACTGAAAGAGAAAATGGCGTTTAAGTAA
- a CDS encoding GNAT family N-acetyltransferase, with translation MALMQIEHGSAQYEQMVKLREEVLRRPLGLSFTPEQLAEEKDDILICAFDDGRILGCCILTQLDHDTVKLRQMAVNSRLQHKGIGFSIMQFAENLARDRGYRKLTMHARDTALGFYQKLGYKIVGEPFEEVTVPHHKMEKQLR, from the coding sequence ATGGCACTCATGCAAATAGAACATGGCTCAGCACAATATGAGCAAATGGTGAAACTGCGGGAGGAAGTGCTGCGGCGGCCGTTGGGACTCAGTTTTACACCAGAACAATTGGCGGAAGAAAAAGACGACATCCTGATTTGCGCCTTCGATGATGGCCGCATATTGGGCTGCTGTATTTTGACCCAACTCGACCACGACACCGTAAAGCTGCGCCAAATGGCGGTGAATAGCCGCTTACAACACAAGGGCATCGGCTTTTCTATTATGCAATTTGCCGAAAATCTGGCCCGAGACAGAGGCTACCGCAAACTCACCATGCATGCACGGGATACGGCCTTGGGCTTTTACCAAAAACTGGGCTACAAAATAGTGGGCGAACCTTTTGAAGAAGTAACCGTGCCGCACCACAAAATGGAAAAACAATTGCGGTAA